The genomic segment ggaattacaggtagttgtgaaccacctaatATGGGTGCTAGAAACACTATTTGGACTGTGCAAGGTCAGTATGTACACTTAACCACCAGACCTTCTCTCCAACCCTTTTTTGCCTTCATCTTCAGGACAACAGGAAATTTGGAGACAGCATTACTCTTCTGAAAATTAATGCTCAGTTTTTAGCttctgaaaaacaatttttattaaaatactttaataatgtcattatattttaatatttattacaatGTAATTCTACCCAGAATGTTAAACCTCCCTTTTAATAGAAGCAGCCCCTGCAGAAAACCTTAATAGACACCATTTGAAAAACAAGATGACACTCTCCCTGCAAGAACGCTAGGAGAGGCTGTGCCTCATTCATTTTTCTCCCCTGATTACTGGCAAGTACCTCTGAAATATGCCTCTGCTTGGTAAATATGTCCCCACTTATTAGAAATGTACCTTTGTACCATTCAATTTCTTCAATACCTCACTTACCAGTCAGGAAACAACATTTTAGAAAGGGGGAACTAATGTGGCTCTAAAAAGGGCACTCACTATTCATTAGCATTTCCAGCATATCAACTTAGGGGTATACAGATGTTCTTTCCTACATTCTTTCCCACAACTAAATATCAATCTAAAGTTACTTCAAGGtgatttttaagtaaaagaagaaagaaggaggaagaggaggaggNNNNNNNNNNaagaagaagaagaagaagaagaagaagaagaagaagagaaagaaagaagcagcacCTGCTGCTGACAACTATTGGCACAAGAAATGAAGCACATCCACAACAGATAGATGTTTAAGCCAATTCGATATTTTCTAAGATTACCATTTAATTCCTGCATGACCTGTTAAACACCATTAAACAGTTAAATGGACAAGTAGAGTCACACTAAGACCATGGGTTCTAAGAAGCAAGAAGCAGTGGTGGTATAGACAAAGGCAGCGGCAACCGCAGATCTTATATGCGTTTGATGGTAAATTTCTAGATGTTCAATTGTCGGAGCTTCTTCTGTAGTAGTCTTTTCTTCAATAATTTGAATGTAGATGTAGTTGGTTTTCATCTTCCTCTACTTCAGATTGTAGCTCCTCCGATATCAGTTGTCTGGCCAATTTGATGTTTAATCCTTCGTTGTAGTGTAACTTTCTTTTCAACTCAAATTGCCGTTGCCTTTCTTGTTTGTCCAGGAAGAATTTGCTACTATGCGCACCACTGCATTCTTGCTCCTCACCCTGATAACTGGTCCCCAAATTATCAGAGGCTGCAGGTTTCTTCGCTAAGGTGTTGGGGGTCATGGCATCTTTTTCTTGAACTTCACTGGTGTCTTCTCCGTCGTATGGCACGCTGCCATAGGGGTTGCTGGGCTCATTCTTCTTCATCAGGTCATAGTCTTTGTAGGATGGATAGTGGGTTGCTAGTATGTTGGATTCGTCCCACTTCTGCGATTTCTTCCGTTGCAACTCCTGGGTGCCTGGTCTTCCAGATGGCTGGGAAGAATCCTCCACTGAAGATGCTGAACTTTTGTTTTTGAGTATTCCCTTGATGGGTCTGTGTGAGGTGGTGGAGGTTGCCATGACTGGGAAACTGAGGGCCAAGCTAGAATTGGGCCGACGCAGCCACTTGTCCGTGCTCCGGACTCAAGCAGGAGCTAGATCTGTCTGGCGGATAGGTTCTCAGGGCTTCAGTACCAGTGCCAGGGGTGCGGAGGTCACAAAGGAAACCCTGAGATAAGTCACAATGCACCCTGACTTTGTCACTACCGCAGTCACAGCTTGGCGGCCCTCTCTGGTAGCCatcttggatttttgttttgttttgtttctttctttgtaaattaaTGTAATAGGAATATACCCATTAATATTTGGGGACTTCTCTATACTCTGAACATTGGGAAGCTatgtaaaacatattttcttactATCTAATATTTAAAACTCGCTATTTCAATTGGAAAGATGGGAGATGTTAGCTAGGTGAAAAATTTCCTACCCTCTCCTACATGTCTCTCTCCACCTACATACATGTTGTTCCTCCTAACTTTTATGTCTCAGAGACGCACCACATCAACAGATACTTAGACCAGTTTGGAGCCTGGATCAATCTCTTTGTCCAGATCTCTTCAGATTTCTCTTGTGCTGGCctacatattttaagaaactcATTTGATCTCTCTTCTGCTGCTATCCTGTTTCAAGTCCCTACCACATCTTGGGGCAACGAGCAGCTCCACAGCCTTTGAATTAGACTGGCTAGACCTGCTGCTTTCTAGTTTCTGGCCAATTCCCCAGCCACAGTAATCTTGAAATACCTCTTTCAACCTCTCAAATCACTTGTTTAATGTCCTTAAAATCAAGAGGAGATCctggaagaaagtagaaagagcaTATTTGGGAAGTTGTCTagagccatggttctcaacctgtgagt from the Mastomys coucha isolate ucsf_1 chromosome X, UCSF_Mcou_1, whole genome shotgun sequence genome contains:
- the Ppp1r2c gene encoding protein phosphatase inhibitor 2 family member C, which translates into the protein MATSTTSHRPIKGILKNKSSASSVEDSSQPSGRPGTQELQRKKSQKWDESNILATHYPSYKDYDLMKKNEPSNPYGSVPYDGEDTSEVQEKDAMTPNTLAKKPAASDNLGTSYQGEEQECSGAHSSKFFLDKQERQRQFELKRKLHYNEGLNIKLARQLISEELQSEVEEDENQLHLHSNY